The following coding sequences lie in one Methylotuvimicrobium alcaliphilum 20Z genomic window:
- a CDS encoding DUF1840 domain-containing protein: MLVTFSCDVYPNTTYFGDIAQTLLKMMGKRGNVPGAILAKDVPIALEQLQSALEKQKTQSSVNSDDETDAGQKHWKEKPVPLAHRALPLIELLTAAAKANCNVMWDRN, encoded by the coding sequence ATGTTAGTAACATTCAGTTGTGATGTATACCCCAACACCACCTATTTCGGCGATATCGCGCAAACATTGCTGAAAATGATGGGAAAACGCGGCAACGTGCCGGGCGCTATTCTGGCGAAAGATGTTCCGATAGCCCTGGAGCAATTGCAAAGCGCCCTTGAAAAGCAGAAGACGCAGTCGTCGGTAAATTCAGACGATGAAACGGACGCCGGACAAAAGCACTGGAAAGAAAAACCGGTTCCTTTGGCTCATCGGGCATTGCCGCTGATCGAATTACTTACTGCCGCCGCAAAAGCCAATTGCAATGTCATGTGGGACCGGAATTAG
- a CDS encoding pyridoxamine 5'-phosphate oxidase family protein, with protein MTDLYSEQHRQLQDLHDTRNLADRVQELIVENQINEQHQPFIESRDFFFLTTIDHRGYPTCSYKGGNPGLVRVVDPQTLAFPSYDGNGMFLSMGNIQGNPKIGMLFIDFETPHRIRVHGEASIQKGDSLLSEYPGADMIVRVEIGEIFINCPRYIHRMERIETSKYVPQPDNETPIPQWKRIDAVQDALPASEQGLAEKLGGTLTPEEYGAKVMMGEG; from the coding sequence ATGACCGATTTATACAGTGAACAGCACCGTCAACTGCAAGACCTTCATGATACGCGCAATCTGGCCGACCGGGTACAGGAGCTCATCGTCGAAAATCAAATAAACGAACAGCATCAGCCTTTCATCGAAAGCAGAGACTTTTTCTTCTTAACCACAATCGACCACCGAGGCTATCCCACCTGCTCCTACAAGGGCGGCAACCCGGGTTTGGTTCGCGTAGTGGACCCTCAAACGTTAGCCTTCCCTAGTTATGACGGTAACGGCATGTTTCTGTCAATGGGCAATATTCAAGGCAATCCCAAGATTGGTATGTTGTTCATCGACTTTGAAACGCCGCACCGTATCCGAGTGCATGGCGAGGCATCGATTCAAAAAGGCGACTCATTGCTATCGGAATATCCCGGTGCAGACATGATCGTCAGAGTCGAAATCGGCGAAATATTCATCAATTGCCCGCGCTATATCCATCGCATGGAGCGCATTGAAACGTCAAAATACGTCCCTCAACCCGACAATGAAACACCCATTCCACAATGGAAACGCATCGATGCGGTACAGGATGCACTTCCCGCTTCAGAACAAGGTCTTGCTGAAAAGCTGGGCGGCACGCTCACGCCGGAAGAATACGGCGCGAAGGTGATGATGGGCGAAGGATGA